The Procambarus clarkii isolate CNS0578487 chromosome 12, FALCON_Pclarkii_2.0, whole genome shotgun sequence DNA window gtgaataggtgggtgggtgcattgacaggtgggtaagtgggcgtgcaggcatgtgggtaaacaggtgggtgccagggaagtgggtgaacaggtgggtgggtgagttgAGCAGGTAGGTGGATGGATTGGCAGGTGGGTAAGAACGGtacaggtctataatttagagggtcttctcgaataccatttttgtagattggaattatgtttgcctttttccatatactgtatctgctaagattcctgtgcgcaGGGATTGGTACCTGTTTGTAGTCTGCTGGCTGATATATTTTACCTATACTGTATATCTTTGTTTTATTTGGAGAAAGAACCATTATAGTATtggaattattaaaaaaaaaatcctatttgGGAAATCTTTACTAGATTTCGAAGATTCTGTATTTGGTATTTGTTGACTTTAAACGACTTGGTAATCTCTCAATCTTTTCTTCCACAGCTCCTATGGTCACCAGAAGAATAATACATGCAGTGCCAGAAACCAGTGgcattgaataatacctgcagtgtcaggacccagtggtgttgaataatacctgcagtgtcagcaTCCACACACAGTGTCAGATATACTGCATACATGTTGTCAGCAGCATTGTGAAACACATTATGGTGTAAGAAATACTACATGTAAATGGGTAAGACTGTCTTCAGCACACTCATGTCAATGACTACATGTATTATCAATATGTCATGCATTATTAACATCTCATGTACTATGGTAACAAAGGAAATgtgtatttaaattaaatttggtgTATCATTAATATAAAAATCTCGGTATTTATTAGTTCATTGTGTATGTGGTACAGTATTGTTTTTAATACTATTGTTTGACAAGAATACATTTTAAGATTTtcaaattaattatttttattatcaggTTCTAATATAAAaaagtttaatatatattttcagttttaaaacatttcatactttttctcctatGTGAGCCATTGTAAATGTTGAGAAAGCATTAAAATAAATAATCTTTATACTGTATAGTAATTATGATTTTTTTCTTAGGTAATTTGCTCTTAAGCTCAAAAGGCTCTCCAAATAAGATAATATATCAGTGTTCTTAATGctcagaatttatttatttattcacataTTTACATGACTGTATTGGGGATTTAAAAATAACAATGTGCATGGTACATTGGATCAGTAAGTTCTTGTAAAAATCACATACATATATGTTTGCAAATGACAAACCACATGAGGGTCCACTGTACCTGACTCTCTTGCTatggttatatttataataagacatccatcagttctgtggttatatttataataagacatccatcagttctgtggttatatttataagAGAACATCCCTCAATTCTCTGATcatatttataataagacattcCTCAGttttttggttatatttattataagacattcctcagttctgtggttatatttataataagacattcctcagttctgtggttaaatttataataagacatcccaAATTCTGTGGTCATATTTGTAATAAGGTTCTGTAGTGAAACATCTTAATACTGTGGCTGTATTTATAATAAACCATCCCTCTCTGCTGTTGCTATATGTACAGTATGATAAATCagtataattataaataaatttataatatatttaattttcctaTACAAAGACATTTTgttaaatcttaaaaaaaaaaaattgccacagGATTTGTTTGTAATATTTACAAAGTTATACACGGACACttaactttcctgctggtgaACGCATGTGGAGACGTAGATTTGtatgtttgcttttacacttgctgATTCACAGGAAATATTGTAGAGTATATTTTATGTctagcacattttataatataataagcacaatattaCCTTACTATTTATGAATAATACCAGTGGTTtacatattgtaacttttttccaTTCTCTTTTGTCTTTGACAAGTAATTAAATTACTTTATATTCCTACAAAAGTTAGATTATTCCAATTGCTTATCTGATATTGAGTGCCATCTGTTGACAACAGAGTTAACACTATAACCTGTGTGCTCTATTCTGGTTACTCTATACTGATTGCTATGTAGTTACTTGAATTATTTATGTATCTGACAGTCCAAGTGTTTTTGGCATCTCTTAACAATATTTGCTTTAGTAATAAATAAAAGCTCATGCATTTAAAATTATGTCAAAAAGATATTACTAAGATTTATAAACAACACAACAATTTATAAAGGAGacaaatactaataataattgtCTACAAGACTTAACTAATGAAATGTAGAATATTTCATTAGATAATACTTGCTTTTTGGATCAAATAGCTGTAAAGGTTTATACAATCAAGATAactgtacaaatatttattcaaaagAAAAATGTCATCAGTGTTGAATGTTCAAAATTATATTATGAAAACATCTCGCATAATAGCATACAAAACATTTAGAGAAAAAAAGTAAATACATTGTCTAAACTACTTTCAAAAAtatcaaaatttatataagtgaCCGTTCAGGAGAAAAGTCATATCACTGTAGAATGTGTCTGAAAgactttaaaaataaattatggctaataacacacacacaaggattcatacaggagagaaaccatatcactgttcagtgtgtcaaaaagatttttcatttaaatcaaatctaataacacacatgaggattcatacaggagagaaaccatatcactgttcagtatgtcaaaaagatttttcacttaaatcaaatctaagaatacacatgaggattcatacaggagagaaaccatatcactgttcagaatgtcaaaaagatttttcacttaaatcaaatataataacacacatgaggattcatacaggagagaaaccatatcactgttcagtatgtcaaaaagacttttcacaaaaattatctctaataacacacatgaggattcatacaggagagaatgcatatcactgttcagagtgtcaaaaagacttttcacgaaaatcaaatctaataacacacatgaggattcatacaggagagaaaccatatcactgttcagaatgtcaaaaagacttttcacacaaattatctctaataacacacatgaggattcatacaggagagaaaccatatcactgttcagtatgtcaaaaagatttttcatttaaatcaaatctaataacacacatgagtatTCATGCAGGAGAAaagccatatcactgttcagagtgtcaaaaagacttttcacacaaattatctctaataacacacatgaggattcatacaggagagaaaccatatcactgttcagtatgtcaaaaagacttttcacttaaatcaaatctaataacacacatgaggattcatacaggagagaaaccatatcactgttcagtatgtcaaaaagacttttcacttaaatcaaatctaataacacacatgaggattcatacaggagagaaaccatatcactgttcagaatgtcaaaaagacttttcacacaaattatctctaataacacacatgaggattcatacaggagagaaaccatatcactgttcagaatgtcaaaaagacttttcacttaaatcatctctaataacacacatgaggattcatacaggagagaaaccatatcactgttcagaatgtcaaaaagacttttcacacaaATCAAATCTAATAAAGCACATTAGGATTCATACAGCATAAGAGTCATTTGAATATtgtaaaaaacacacacaaatcacaatagcgtgatgcatcaatgaacaaatccacaaggaccgtgacgaggatttgaacctgtccaagatcatcccagacgctgccttatcgactgagctacgacatggtaaaaagagttgaaaccagaagttttactgaacttacttgaatcctgcagtctctccgagacacaaaccagggttttacacagctCCCTCATGCACtctagctatgtcaataggccgttctacctcttctgacgtaggttcgaatcctcgtcacggcccttgtggatttgttcattgaagcatcacgctattgtaatttgtgtgtgtaatgaagtgagGGAAGAGGTAAAACAACCAAAGAACTCCCTCCCAAAAGAAAACAATAAAACTTACGTGGTTATTACTTTCTCTTTACCCCTCCAGCTTTTACTgcacataactctactgctctcttgatctgtCTTGATATTCCCTTCATCCCCCGACTTTTTCAGTCACCCATTCAGTGTTTTGTGGtccgtatctttgtgagtaaatggtatgcaGTCTGTTCCGTTTATCTCCCCTCAAATTTTACGCTTTCTCTTCATGATCCTAAACACTTGTTGGACTCTTTACCAGAGCCTATGCTCCTTTTGGATGATTTTAACTGTCAGCATACCCTCTGGggagatattctgacaaacacccggggacaCCCTCTTGAACCATTTGTGCTCACTTCTCTTCCTTTATAACtagtgaattctggtgaacccactcatgttGATTCCTACCATTTCCTGTATTGATCTTTCTGCTTATCTTCTCTTTATATGGACTTCACCTggggggttcttgatgacctacataacAGTGACCTTTTCCCCATCCTTCTCACTTTtctcctcaccctcccctctcctttcctAGGTGGAAGTTTGACAAGGCTGTTTGGAACCTCTTTACCTTTGTGTTACTCTTTCCGACCTCTCTGATTTTCCTCTTTCcagcccccctcctcctttcATGACACAGTTTTTGATGCTG harbors:
- the LOC138363919 gene encoding zinc finger protein 271-like — translated: MANNTHTRIHTGEKPYHCSVCQKDFSFKSNLITHMRIHTGEKPYHCSVCQKDFSLKSNLRIHMRIHTGEKPYHCSECQKDFSLKSNIITHMRIHTGEKPYHCSVCQKDFSQKLSLITHMRIHTGENAYHCSECQKDFSRKSNLITHMRIHTGEKPYHCSECQKDFSHKLSLITHMRIHTGEKPYHCSVCQKDFSFKSNLITHMSIHAGEKPYHCSECQKDFSHKLSLITHMRIHTGEKPYHCSVCQKDFSLKSNLITHMRIHTGEKPYHCSVCQKDFSLKSNLITHMRIHTGEKPYHCSECQKDFSHKLSLITHMRIHTGEKPYHCSECQKDFSLKSSLITHMRIHTGEKPYHCSECQKDFSHKSNLIKHIRIHTA